Below is a window of Staphylococcus succinus DNA.
TATATATATACAAAAAAATAAGCGCATATTTATATATACGCTTATTTTTATCTGAGGATGCAAACAAAATTATCTGCAGCATGCCCCTTCAATCAATTTATTCTTCGTCAAGAAGCGTTGTAGGCTTTTCTACTTCAGTCTCTTCAATATCGCCATCAAAGATACCAAGTTTTTCACGTAATTTTTGGTCTATTTCTTTTTTGACTTCCGGATTCTCTTTAAGGTATGTTTTCACATTTTCTTTACCTTGACCCATACGTTCACCATTATAAGAGTACCAAGCGCCTGATTTATCAACAATTTCTTGTTCTACACCTAAATCAATCAATTCGCCCTCTTTTGAGATACCTTGTCCATACATGATATCTACTTCTGCAACTCTAAATGGCGGTGCTACTTTGTTTTTAACTACTTTAATTTTTGTTCTATTACCAACAATATCTTGGCCTTGTTTTAATTGTTCTGCTCTACGAACTTCTAAGCGTACTGAACTATAGAATTTTAATGCGCGTCCCCCTGGGGTAACCTCAGGATTACCAAACATCACACCAACTTTTTCACGAATTTGGTTAATAAACACTGCCGTAGTGTTTGATTTCGAAATTGCACCAGAAAGTTTACGTAAGGCTTGGGACATTAAACGCGCTTGTAAACCAACATGCGTATCACCCATTTCACCTTCAATTTCAGCTTTTGGAGTTAAAGCAGCTACGGAGTCAACGACCACAATATCAACAGCGCCACTTCTAACGAATGCCTCTGAAATTTCTAACCCTTGTTCACCATGGTCAGGTTGCGATAAATATAGATTGTCGATATCGACACCTAACGCTTGTGCATATTCAGGATCTAATGCATGTTCAGCATCGATAAATGCTGCGACGCCACCATTTCTTTGGACTTCAGCTATAGCATGCAATGCAACTGTCGTCTTACCAGAACTTTCCGGACCATAAATCTCGATGATTCTCCCTTTAGGGTAACCACCTACACCTAATGCATTATCTAATGTCACAGAACCACTTGATACACTAGAAACTCGACGACCTTTGTTATCGCCTAATTTCATAACTGCGCCTTTACCAAATGATTTTTCCATATTTTTAATTACTGTATCTAAAGCTTTTTGACGATCGTTATCCAATGCTGGACCTCCTAATTGAGATTAATCTCTGTAAAATATCTTACCCATACTATACCTTGCTTTTTCTAATTTCGCAAGTATTTTGCGAATATTTGTTCGCTAGTAATCGAATCTTTTCTTTAAAAGTAGAACACACGTACTACATTTTATTGATTTTTGCTATTTTTCCTGTTAGTTAAACCATTTTAACAACCTTATGAGTGCATAATTTTGAGTTCTGCTTTTTATTAGATTACGACGTTGATTCATTTTAAATGATTGTACATTAAGTTGATTGTTAGACAAAATGCCTAAGTATACAGTGTCATGCTGACGTAATAATGCGACAGCAACTTCTGTGTGATATAAATCTTTAACAATGTGCGTAGCAACTGAAAGTTGATTATCGATAGATTTATTTTCATCTAAAAATTGTGGGTGATGCACAAGCATACCTTTAAGGTTCTGAGAATCATTAAAATTATTCATTCTAGAATAGAGTTCGCCATCCGTCACACCATCATACAATGCGAAAGTCTGTTTCATATTATTCATAAACGACTGTTCGATTAAAATGTCATCAGAACCATAGTAATAAGTGCCTATTCGATTTAGAATTTCTTTTTTTATAGGTGCAATTAATGACTCACAAGATTGTTGGCTCTCACCATTCGCAGTCAACCTAATATTCACCTCATGTGTACCAGCTAGAGGTGCAATCGTCGGATTGGTTTGTTCGTCAATTAAATCCATTAACTCGGTTTCTACTTTCGACTCTCCAATACCAGCAAAGCGTAATAATTCCGAGAATATTGTATGCTCACCATTCATTAAATATGGTAACAATTCTTGTTTTGCCATTGGTTGCATTTCTTTAGGGGGTCCAGGTAATAATGCGATACGCTTATTATGATGCTCAACTAGCATACCTGGTGCCATCCCCACTTTATTTTCTAATACATGCGCTTGATCTATTACTAATGCTTGTTGACGATTGTTGGGCGTCATGTCTATATTCTGATCTTTAAAATATTGTTCAATATAGTCTAACGCTTGCTGATCTATAACTAGTTCACGTTCTAAAATGTTGGCTACAGTGTGCTTTGTTAAATCATCTTTCGTAGGACCTAAACCACCTGTAAGAATGACCATATCATAATTTTGTAATGCTGTGTTCACGACACGTTCTAATCGTTCCGGGTTATCCCCGATAACATTATGTTCAACAACACTATGTCCAATGCCGTTTAATAATTTCGATAGATATTGC
It encodes the following:
- the recA gene encoding recombinase RecA → MDNDRQKALDTVIKNMEKSFGKGAVMKLGDNKGRRVSSVSSGSVTLDNALGVGGYPKGRIIEIYGPESSGKTTVALHAIAEVQRNGGVAAFIDAEHALDPEYAQALGVDIDNLYLSQPDHGEQGLEISEAFVRSGAVDIVVVDSVAALTPKAEIEGEMGDTHVGLQARLMSQALRKLSGAISKSNTTAVFINQIREKVGVMFGNPEVTPGGRALKFYSSVRLEVRRAEQLKQGQDIVGNRTKIKVVKNKVAPPFRVAEVDIMYGQGISKEGELIDLGVEQEIVDKSGAWYSYNGERMGQGKENVKTYLKENPEVKKEIDQKLREKLGIFDGDIEETEVEKPTTLLDEE
- a CDS encoding CinA family nicotinamide mononucleotide deamidase-related protein codes for the protein MKISIIAVGSELLLGQIANTNGQYLSKLLNGIGHSVVEHNVIGDNPERLERVVNTALQNYDMVILTGGLGPTKDDLTKHTVANILERELVIDQQALDYIEQYFKDQNIDMTPNNRQQALVIDQAHVLENKVGMAPGMLVEHHNKRIALLPGPPKEMQPMAKQELLPYLMNGEHTIFSELLRFAGIGESKVETELMDLIDEQTNPTIAPLAGTHEVNIRLTANGESQQSCESLIAPIKKEILNRIGTYYYGSDDILIEQSFMNNMKQTFALYDGVTDGELYSRMNNFNDSQNLKGMLVHHPQFLDENKSIDNQLSVATHIVKDLYHTEVAVALLRQHDTVYLGILSNNQLNVQSFKMNQRRNLIKSRTQNYALIRLLKWFN